From the genome of Hymenobacter gelipurpurascens:
CACGTATGCTCAGCAGCGGTTTAGATAATGGCCGCCATCGTTGCGGTTTTTCTGCCGAAGTTTGTCGGCCCAAACAATTTCAGGGCCTGATCCCGTAAAACTTATTGCAGATTCCCGAATTGTTATAAGTTTAATACTCATGCCGGCTTTTTCTTCCCCTGCTTCCAAACAGTTGCGGCTATACGCCTCCTGGGAAGACGCGGCCTTAGTACAAGCCCTGCAGCTAGGAGATACTCTGGCTTTTTCCGAAATATACCAGCGCTATTGGTTTCAGCTGCTGGAAGTGGCCTACCGAAAACTCGGCTCGCGTGAAGTGGCCGAGGAAGTGGTGCAGGACCTGTTTACGGGGCTGTGGCACAAACGCCAGGCCCAGCGCATCGAGCATCTGCAGCGCTACCTGTTCATGGCCGTTCGCTACCGCATCATCGACCATGTTAAGGCCCGCATGACACACACGGGCTATGTAGAATACAGCAAATCTCACCTCACCTTGCTCGACCGCAGCACCGAGGAAGCGGTAGACGCCGGAGACTTGTCGGTGGCACTGCTGGCGAGCCTGTTGCGGCTACCGGAACACACCCGCGAGGTGTTTCGGTTGAGCCGACTGGAGCATCAGACGGTTCCGGAAATAGCGCAGCGCCTCAATCTGTCGCGCAAAACAGTGGAATATCATCTGACCAGGGCCCTCAAATCATTGCGCATCAGTCTGCGCGACTATTTAGTGCTGCTCTTAGTGTACTTCTGGGGATAAATTCTTCAGGCCGTTTTAAGTCTGTCCGTCAGTTTGTTAGCCTGGGCTTGTGAGAAGCGCCAGGCTTTTTTGTGAAAATTATTTATTGCCTGACTAGGGAGTAGCCCGAGTTGTTCGACTAGTAAGTAAGCCCTTACCCTATGGCTGTACTAGATATGAACCAAGAGGAATTACGTGACTTATTACAACGGTATCAGGAAGGAGTATGCACGCCCGAAGAAAAGCGGGTGGTGGAAGATTGGTACGATGTGCTAGGCCACGAGCGGGAGCTTGCCATAGGGAAAGAGGAAAAAGAAGTGATACAGGCAGCGCTCTGGGAGCGGATTGCCCGCGATACATTCGAGGCCCAGGACATGAGCCCACCGGCCTCCGTATGGCGGACGCCCATCCGGTGGGCCGCCGCCGCGGCTATAGCGGCAGGCCTAGGCCTAGGAGCCCAGCAGTGGCTCTCCGCTACGCATACGGCCCCGGAACTGGCCACCGCAAATAGGCCTACGCTAGACCCCGATGCCCCACAGTGGATGGTATATGCCAACCATACCGGCAAAGCGCAGCGCATCACACTTCCTGACAGCAGCCATGTGTTGGTTTCTGCGGAAGGGGAGCTGAAATACCCGGGTCAGTTCCAGGCTGAACGGCGCATCGTGCACCTGAAAGGGGAAGCCTTCTTTGAGGTAACGCATGATGCCACGCGGCCTTTCCTGGTGTATACCAACAAGGTAGTAACCACCGTACTGGGTACCAGTTTTGTGGTGAAAGCCCCCGTAGGCCAGCAGGCGGTGGTGGTGCAGGTGCGTACCGGCAAAGTGCGCGTGACCCCTCGGGCCGAAACCGAGGCCACGGAAGCGCAGGTACCGGGCAGTATTGTGGTGTTGCCGAACCAGCAGGCGGTGTACACGCCCGCCCAGCACCAGCTGCAGCGGGAATTGGTGGCCCAGCCGGCCTTGCTGGCGCCTCAGCCTTTCGTATTTGATGACCGGCCCGTGGCGGAGGTTCTGGCAGCACTGGAGGTGGCCTACGGGGTGCCCATTGTGTATGACGCACCTAGCCTGGCGGGCTGCACCGTGAACCTCTCGCTCCGCAATGAGTCGTTGTACGGCAAGCTCGATGTGCTGTGTAAGATGCTGGATGCCAGCTATGAGCAGAAAAACGCGCAGATCGTCTTCCACAGCAAAGGTTGCCAAAGCAAGTAACTACCATCTTAAAAATAAGTCTTCTACCAACCCCCAGCCTATGCCCACCTAACTACTTTCTAACCTGAGCCCGACATGCAGGCAGTTTCCCCCGGCCATCCTACACCGCTGCTGCCTCAGTGCCCTCGCGAAAACCAATTCCCGGTAGTGAAACGTCACTAAATCCCACCTTTCGCATGAATCTTCCCCTACACTTCCCACATTCCTTCCAGAACTTTAAACGGGTGGCGCTCCTGCAGCCGCTGTGCATTACAATGCTCAGCAGCATAGCCGCCGCCCAGCCGTTGGCCGCTCAGCCTGCCCTAGAGCAGCCTATCACGTTGCGCGCCCAAGATGAGACCATGCACGCCGTGCTGGCCAAAATTGAAACCCAGGCCGATGTGCGCTTCCAGTACAGCCGTCAGCTGATTGGGGCCAGCCGCCGCGTCTCTATTGAGGCAGAAGGTCAGCCCCTGGATGAAGTGCTGCACAAGCTCCTCGATCCGCTGCACATCAACTACGAGCCCGTGGCCGATGGCATTATCCTGAAGCCCGCCGCCGTAGCCGACATCACCGTAACCGGCCGCGTGCTGGATGAGAAAGGAGCAGGCCTACCCGGCGTGAACGTGGTGGTAAAAGGCTCTACCACCGGCACGCAAACCGATCTGGAAGGGCGCTACACCCTCACGGCCCCCGACAATGCCACGCTGGTCTTCACTTTTATTGGCTACACCTCGCAGGAAGTAGCCGTGGGTGGCCGCACCTCCGTGGATGTCAACCTGGTGCCCGACTCGCAGGCGCTGAGTGAGGTAGTAGTGGTGGGGTATGGCACCCAGCGCAAGCAGGATGTAACCGGCGCCGTAGCGCGCATTCAGGCCGAAGAAATTGTAAACCAGCCCGTCCAGACGCCCACCCAGGCCCTGCAGGGCAAAACGGCGGGCGTGCAGATTACTACCGATGGCACGCCCAACGCCCAACCCACCGTCCGCATCCGGGGTACGGGTACGCTGCTGGCCGGCGCCAACC
Proteins encoded in this window:
- a CDS encoding RNA polymerase sigma-70 factor, translated to MPAFSSPASKQLRLYASWEDAALVQALQLGDTLAFSEIYQRYWFQLLEVAYRKLGSREVAEEVVQDLFTGLWHKRQAQRIEHLQRYLFMAVRYRIIDHVKARMTHTGYVEYSKSHLTLLDRSTEEAVDAGDLSVALLASLLRLPEHTREVFRLSRLEHQTVPEIAQRLNLSRKTVEYHLTRALKSLRISLRDYLVLLLVYFWG
- a CDS encoding FecR family protein — protein: MAVLDMNQEELRDLLQRYQEGVCTPEEKRVVEDWYDVLGHERELAIGKEEKEVIQAALWERIARDTFEAQDMSPPASVWRTPIRWAAAAAIAAGLGLGAQQWLSATHTAPELATANRPTLDPDAPQWMVYANHTGKAQRITLPDSSHVLVSAEGELKYPGQFQAERRIVHLKGEAFFEVTHDATRPFLVYTNKVVTTVLGTSFVVKAPVGQQAVVVQVRTGKVRVTPRAETEATEAQVPGSIVVLPNQQAVYTPAQHQLQRELVAQPALLAPQPFVFDDRPVAEVLAALEVAYGVPIVYDAPSLAGCTVNLSLRNESLYGKLDVLCKMLDASYEQKNAQIVFHSKGCQSK